One window of Aricia agestis chromosome 20, ilAriAges1.1, whole genome shotgun sequence genomic DNA carries:
- the LOC121736983 gene encoding E3 ubiquitin-protein ligase AMFR-like isoform X3, whose amino-acid sequence MDEVLLWAAWFTLVGFLHLLGHLCKDRFDYLSSSPAEAGWAHARLLGLLMAILVGATGLFAAALAWGLPAGPDTFAFMAAECALVGVSALHVIARWVLRARDADAGGPTAYYTHLAFDAGALAVEAGHVAHMVLYSNAVLSMASLVLLLQLRHLLHALLARLRRHRLYAALATHMSRNYPMASAEEVCKNGDNCAICWEPMREARKLPCDHLFHNSCLCRWVQQDASCPTCRRSLAAPAPPPPPPLAPLAPLAPLPDDPRHPNHLFHFDGSRYVSWLPSFSVEVSRARPAPLGDTATPPATIEPLEAMVRQVQTVFPQMPRAAVLADLAGTGSAHLTIHNILDGRLAPPDDTPDMPLAPAQPATSSSSVEVEERTEAESGSDSDERFGESPAAREAALRRRRQRLLAAARRRFLARAPC is encoded by the exons CTGTCATCGTCGCCGGCGGAGGCGGGGTGGGCGCACGCGCGGCTGCTGGGCCTGCTGATGGCGATCCTGGTGGGCGCGACCGGCCTGTTTGCTGCCGCGCTCGCCTGGGGCCTGCCCGCTGGACCTGACACCTTCGCCTTCATGGCTGCTGAG TGCGCGCTGGTGGGCGTGTCGGCGTTACACGTGATCGCACGCTGGGTCCTGCGCGCGCGCGACGCGGACGCCGGCGGGCCCACTGCGTACTACACGCATCTGGCGTTTGACGCAGGCGCGCTGGCGGTCGAGGCGGGTCACGTGGCCCACATGGTGCTGTACAGCAACGCGGTGCTGTCCATGGCCTCGCTGGTGCTGCTACTGCAACTGCGCCACCTGCTCCACGCGCTGCTGGCGAGGCTGCGCCGACACCGACTATATGCGGCGCTCGCTACGCATATGAGCCGCAA CTACCCGATGGCGAGCGCGGAGGAGGTGTGCAAGAACGGCGACAACTGCGCCATCTGCTGGGAGCCGATGCGGGAGGCACGCAAGCTGCCCTGCGACCATCTCTTCCACAA CTCGTGTCTCTGCCGCTGGGTGCAGCAGGACGCGTCGTGTCCGACGTGCCGGCGCTCGCTGGCCGCGCCCGcgccaccgccgccgccgcccctcGCGCCCCTCGCACCCCTCGCGCCGCTCCCCGACGACCCCCGACACCCCAACCACCTGTTCCACTTCGACG GGTCCCGCTACGTGTCGTGGCTGCCGAGCTTCAGCGTGGAGGTGTCCCGCGCGCGCCCCGCCCCCCTCGGCGACACCGCGACACCCCCCGCGACAATCGAGCCGCTGGAGGCTATGGTGCGACAG GTGCAGACAGTGTTCCCGCAGATGCCGCGCGCGGCGGTGCTCGCGGATCTGGCGGGCACGGGCTCCGCGCACCTCACCATACACAACATACTCGACGGCCGCCTCGCGCCGCCCGACGACACACCGGACATGCCCCTAGCGCCCGCGCAGCCGGCGACTAG CAGCTCCTCAGTGGAGGTCGAAGAGAGGACAGAAGCGGAGTCAGGGTCGGATTCCGACGAGAGGTTCGGGGAGAGCCCCGCCGCTCGCGAGGCGGCGCTACGCCGGCGTCGACAGCGCCTCCTGGCTGCTGCGCGCCGCCGCTTCCTCGCGCGGGCCCCCTGCTGA